One genomic region from Ardenticatenales bacterium encodes:
- a CDS encoding acyl-CoA/acyl-ACP dehydrogenase, with protein sequence MIPPTELLQRSREIGQNVLARWAAEVDECGRFPTESVAALHEGGLIGFFVPARLGGLEGDTRTFWQIAAILGESCLSTALIWAMHGQQVATLAEHAAEEHAGILADVARRGSLVASVTTEYGKGGDLFTSRTPLREEPGGLRLCRAAPIVSYGAEAEFYLITMLRGEGMPANDVCLALVKRTDGQISVAGEWQAMGMRGTASVPMSFDVHIGPERLIGRAFRQMALQTMVPIGHLGWAAAWFGAARGACRRFVGQLRRSSQGRQKLKSDLFIHRLASIRVSLDLMESMIYRLADQLEQWKRDDAPPAMYEDITFNITLNNLKIASSQLAFAVSDGLLELSGLSQGYLKGDALGLERTFRDLRSAALMYHNDRLMAANGKLILVEHSSMQGVWQ encoded by the coding sequence ATGATCCCACCTACGGAGCTTTTGCAACGAAGTCGGGAGATCGGCCAGAATGTGTTGGCCCGGTGGGCCGCGGAAGTGGACGAATGCGGCCGGTTTCCCACGGAAAGCGTGGCCGCCTTGCACGAAGGCGGGTTGATCGGCTTTTTTGTGCCCGCACGCCTGGGCGGCCTGGAAGGAGACACGCGCACGTTCTGGCAAATCGCGGCCATTCTGGGGGAATCTTGCCTGTCAACCGCTTTGATCTGGGCCATGCACGGGCAGCAGGTCGCCACCCTGGCCGAACACGCCGCGGAAGAACATGCCGGCATTCTGGCGGATGTGGCCCGGCGCGGCAGCCTGGTGGCCTCTGTAACCACTGAATATGGTAAGGGGGGGGATCTGTTCACTTCCCGCACGCCGCTGCGCGAGGAACCCGGCGGTCTGCGCCTCTGCCGCGCTGCGCCTATTGTAAGTTATGGTGCGGAGGCGGAGTTTTACCTGATCACGATGTTGCGCGGAGAGGGGATGCCGGCAAATGACGTTTGTCTGGCCCTGGTGAAACGGACGGATGGCCAGATAAGTGTGGCCGGGGAGTGGCAGGCGATGGGGATGCGGGGTACTGCCAGCGTGCCCATGTCTTTTGACGTGCATATTGGCCCGGAACGCCTCATCGGCCGCGCCTTCCGGCAGATGGCCTTGCAGACGATGGTTCCCATTGGTCACCTCGGCTGGGCGGCAGCCTGGTTCGGCGCCGCCCGCGGGGCCTGTCGCCGTTTCGTCGGGCAGTTGCGCCGAAGTAGCCAGGGTCGGCAAAAACTAAAATCCGACCTCTTTATCCACCGCCTGGCTTCTATCAGGGTTTCTCTTGATCTGATGGAATCGATGATCTATCGCCTGGCAGACCAGTTGGAACAATGGAAGCGAGACGACGCACCTCCCGCGATGTACGAAGACATCACCTTCAATATCACTCTGAATAATCTTAAGATAGCTTCCTCCCAGTTGGCTTTTGCGGTGTCCGACGGCCTGCTGGAATTGAGCGGCTTAAGCCAGGGATACCTGAAAGGGGATGCGCTGGGGCTTGAGCGCACCTTCCGTGATCTGCGCTCGGCGGCGTTGATGTATCACAATGATCGCTTGATGGCGGCAAATGGTAAATTGATCCTGGTTGAGCATTCATCTATGCAAGGTGTCTGGCAATAA
- a CDS encoding acyl--CoA ligase, with amino-acid sequence MTDWHLAGLLDEAAANYATRPFLLDGRQTLTYQEAITQVNGVAHWLRQNGVRRGDRVLIVTMNRIEAILIAFAVARLGGIFTILNNQVKPAGLRQVLNQLDPVLMVLDRSTASLTAEISHAALVWVGEQRPATAIPFDDLARFPAAAPRDFPGIDLDPACVLFTSGSTGQPRGVVISHDNFRFAAQAIQERLAYRPDDIVGLFLPLSFDYGLYQVFLAALAGAAVFVADAQLAGIELLATLQQYDISVLPGVPSLFAGMLKLLRRHPRALPCLRSVTNTGAHLPATTIEGLQRLFPQLQIFAMYGLTECKRVAILPATELNTRPGSVGRPLPGTEVTIIDEQQRPVMPRTVGQLVVRGRHVTLGYWQAEQETQHRFRRRADGTRELYTGDLCWLDEEGYLYFVGRNDEQLKHKGYRLHPLDVETVACRVSGVMEAGLALAEPDDKLVLFVTLSDPAITARDILLALEEELETYKVPDSVRILPRMPKTPNGKLDRKGLRNLL; translated from the coding sequence TTGACTGACTGGCATCTGGCCGGGTTGCTGGACGAAGCCGCGGCCAACTATGCAACGCGCCCTTTCTTGCTAGATGGACGGCAAACCCTTACCTATCAGGAGGCAATCACGCAAGTAAACGGCGTTGCTCACTGGCTGCGGCAGAACGGGGTTCGCCGGGGCGATCGTGTCCTTATCGTCACGATGAATCGTATCGAAGCGATATTGATCGCCTTTGCCGTAGCCCGCCTGGGTGGTATCTTCACCATTTTGAATAACCAGGTTAAACCCGCGGGGCTACGCCAGGTTCTGAACCAACTCGATCCCGTACTCATGGTGCTCGACCGTTCAACGGCCAGCCTCACGGCGGAAATCTCCCATGCCGCGCTTGTCTGGGTCGGCGAACAGAGGCCGGCAACGGCGATCCCGTTTGACGATCTGGCCCGATTCCCCGCCGCAGCCCCCCGCGATTTCCCCGGCATTGACCTGGACCCGGCCTGCGTCCTCTTCACCTCTGGCTCAACCGGACAGCCGCGGGGCGTTGTCATCAGCCATGACAATTTTCGCTTTGCTGCGCAGGCTATTCAGGAACGCCTGGCCTATCGACCGGATGATATCGTGGGCCTGTTCCTGCCGCTGTCTTTTGATTATGGTCTGTACCAGGTGTTTCTGGCAGCCCTGGCGGGGGCCGCTGTTTTTGTGGCTGACGCGCAGCTTGCCGGCATTGAACTCCTCGCCACGCTGCAACAATACGACATTTCGGTGTTGCCGGGGGTGCCGTCTCTGTTTGCCGGCATGCTCAAACTCCTCCGGCGTCACCCCCGCGCCCTGCCCTGCCTCAGAAGCGTGACCAATACCGGCGCGCACCTGCCCGCGACCACTATCGAAGGACTTCAGCGACTGTTCCCCCAATTGCAGATCTTCGCCATGTATGGCCTCACCGAATGCAAGCGCGTGGCGATCCTGCCGGCGACGGAACTGAACACCCGGCCCGGTTCCGTCGGACGCCCCCTGCCGGGCACGGAAGTGACCATCATCGACGAACAGCAGCGGCCTGTGATGCCGCGCACCGTCGGCCAACTTGTCGTCCGCGGGCGGCACGTCACCCTGGGCTACTGGCAGGCGGAGCAGGAAACGCAACACCGTTTCCGCCGACGGGCGGATGGTACGCGAGAGTTGTATACGGGTGATCTCTGCTGGCTGGATGAAGAAGGATACCTGTATTTTGTCGGGCGCAACGACGAACAACTGAAACACAAAGGTTATCGCCTGCACCCCCTGGATGTGGAAACCGTGGCCTGCCGTGTATCCGGCGTGATGGAAGCGGGCCTGGCGCTGGCGGAGCCGGATGATAAACTCGTTCTCTTTGTCACGCTGTCTGACCCCGCAATCACCGCCCGCGACATCCTCCTGGCGCTGGAGGAGGAGTTGGAGACGTATAAGGTTCCCGACAGCGTGCGTATTTTGCCCCGGATGCCGAAGACGCCTAACGGCAAACTGGATAGAAAGGGGTTGCGGAACCTGTTATGA
- a CDS encoding type III PLP-dependent enzyme — protein MINADFATKLLAEFGSPLYVYDADEIACRAGALRAALPEDAFLLYSLKANPLPAVGRLLHQQGYGAEISSSGELDAALAAGFAPDKILYTGPAKTTGEIRAALAANVTLFSCESWSDLDRLAAEVDRPVRVLLRVNPPAPPQAQLAMSGVASQFGFEPGDLVVERLRLLPPTLRIAGIHIYYGSQIATVAALSAAMEMALRTAESLAQSLDLPLQILDIGGGFPAPYAVTGAEVDLTPLRDHVLRFRQQGPRTSGAALWFESGRYLSASSGALLSTVMAVKAGKEGRTFVVLDAGINCLGGMAGLGRIFRHLVQIIPLRPPADAEEKTVDIVGPLCSPLDYLARDVKTPPLAPGDVVAIPNVGAYGLTASLVHFLSRPAPVEVVYRGHQVLDSYQIQARHKRISMDESAVGS, from the coding sequence ATGATTAACGCCGATTTTGCCACAAAACTATTGGCCGAATTTGGTTCCCCGCTGTACGTGTATGATGCGGACGAGATCGCCTGCCGGGCCGGCGCATTGCGGGCCGCGCTGCCGGAGGATGCCTTTCTGCTTTACTCGCTGAAAGCGAATCCGCTGCCTGCCGTGGGCCGTCTGCTACATCAGCAGGGATACGGCGCGGAAATCTCCTCGTCCGGTGAACTGGACGCGGCGCTGGCGGCGGGTTTTGCGCCGGACAAAATCCTGTACACAGGCCCGGCGAAGACGACGGGCGAAATTCGTGCGGCGCTGGCCGCCAATGTGACGCTCTTTTCCTGTGAATCGTGGTCTGATCTGGATCGTCTGGCCGCAGAGGTCGATCGGCCTGTACGTGTTTTGCTGCGCGTTAATCCGCCCGCGCCGCCGCAAGCGCAACTGGCGATGTCCGGCGTCGCCAGTCAGTTCGGGTTTGAGCCGGGCGATCTGGTGGTGGAACGATTGCGTTTGCTGCCGCCAACGTTACGGATTGCCGGCATACACATCTACTACGGCTCGCAAATCGCCACCGTCGCCGCGCTGTCCGCGGCGATGGAGATGGCCTTGCGGACGGCGGAATCACTGGCCCAGAGCCTGGATCTCCCGCTGCAAATTCTGGATATTGGCGGGGGCTTCCCCGCACCCTATGCAGTAACCGGCGCGGAAGTCGATCTCACCCCTTTGCGCGACCACGTCCTCAGGTTTCGTCAACAGGGACCGCGCACGTCTGGGGCTGCCCTGTGGTTTGAATCGGGACGATACTTGAGCGCCTCATCTGGCGCGTTACTGTCCACGGTGATGGCGGTGAAGGCCGGGAAAGAAGGGCGGACGTTTGTGGTGCTGGATGCCGGCATCAACTGCCTCGGCGGCATGGCAGGTCTGGGCCGCATTTTTCGCCACCTGGTTCAGATCATCCCCTTGCGCCCTCCCGCCGACGCCGAAGAGAAAACGGTGGACATTGTTGGCCCCTTGTGCAGTCCGCTCGATTACCTGGCTCGTGACGTGAAGACGCCCCCTCTCGCTCCCGGCGACGTGGTAGCTATCCCGAATGTGGGAGCCTATGGATTGACTGCCAGCCTGGTTCATTTTCTCAGCCGACCTGCCCCGGTCGAGGTCGTCTATCGCGGCCACCAGGTCCTGGACAGCTATCAAATTCAAGCGCGGCACAAGCGCATATCGATGGATGAATCCGCCGTGGGATCGTAA
- a CDS encoding acyl carrier protein, which translates to MQNAVTTTTMDRLLPILRRHLRLSEATEPFPVEEKLNRMGLDSLSAINLLLDLEDGFDIVFPDAMLNGETFRTALTLGDAIDQLLGR; encoded by the coding sequence ATGCAGAACGCGGTCACGACGACCACTATGGACAGACTTCTTCCTATTCTGCGCCGTCATCTTAGATTGTCAGAAGCAACGGAACCTTTTCCCGTCGAGGAAAAACTGAATCGCATGGGCCTGGACTCTTTGAGCGCCATCAACCTGCTGCTCGACCTGGAGGACGGGTTTGATATCGTCTTCCCGGATGCCATGCTAAATGGGGAAACGTTCCGCACCGCGCTCACGCTAGGCGACGCTATCGATCAGCTACTCGGACGATAA
- a CDS encoding phosphotransferase has product MRRPETLILPAFTPRLPPSPEPAPAPPLPEADRRETDVYGRELTHTDLLLGAGTDNLLLRRIAAQYKIGPIRGFSYPAVVTTTSRKAIIHTTDGAYFLKEKPDYCADPLSITLATGFQHFLAERLPFVPRIIRTRDNGFFVPANGRKYVLTVFQPGRMFRGADADIEMAAAALAWMHNAAAEFAIPETYPRKSSYDETRFFWQRAYDLAGSARALDKEPAMMGLRAFMEQAGDKASPDAGIRHLITHGDYSPLNLVFSATGVAAVNDFDNCDHHPRVRDLAEAMLTFSDGVSYAGNTSNLRRPIATRYDREKARLFYHTYQAHTRFPLSDAEKRLVTGEMIFIWIELMCLGLVRGDFNYHDVFNSLSMGKSITTMTPQITDAVW; this is encoded by the coding sequence ATGAGGCGACCAGAAACGTTGATTTTGCCGGCATTCACCCCCCGTCTGCCGCCCTCCCCAGAACCTGCGCCTGCCCCGCCCCTCCCCGAAGCGGATCGGCGGGAAACGGACGTCTACGGACGGGAACTGACGCACACCGATCTGCTGCTGGGCGCCGGCACGGACAATCTTCTCCTGCGGCGCATTGCCGCGCAGTATAAAATTGGCCCCATTCGCGGATTCTCTTATCCCGCGGTGGTCACCACTACCAGTCGCAAAGCTATCATCCATACTACCGACGGCGCTTACTTCTTGAAAGAAAAACCAGACTACTGCGCCGATCCCCTCTCTATCACCCTGGCAACCGGCTTTCAACACTTCCTGGCGGAACGCCTGCCCTTTGTGCCCCGGATCATCCGAACCAGAGACAACGGTTTCTTTGTCCCGGCAAACGGGCGTAAATATGTCTTGACCGTTTTTCAGCCCGGACGCATGTTTCGCGGCGCGGATGCGGATATCGAGATGGCCGCTGCCGCCCTGGCCTGGATGCACAACGCCGCCGCCGAATTCGCCATCCCGGAAACGTATCCGCGCAAATCATCCTATGATGAAACCCGCTTCTTCTGGCAACGGGCGTACGATCTGGCCGGCTCCGCGCGGGCGCTGGACAAGGAGCCGGCGATGATGGGGCTACGCGCTTTCATGGAACAGGCGGGGGATAAGGCGTCGCCCGATGCCGGCATTCGCCACCTGATCACCCACGGCGACTACTCCCCCCTGAACCTGGTTTTCTCCGCCACCGGCGTGGCCGCCGTCAACGATTTCGACAACTGCGACCATCACCCGCGCGTGCGCGACCTGGCGGAAGCGATGCTCACTTTCTCCGATGGGGTGAGTTATGCCGGCAACACCTCTAACTTGCGTCGGCCCATCGCCACGCGATACGACCGCGAAAAGGCCCGCCTCTTTTACCACACCTACCAGGCCCACACCCGCTTCCCGCTCAGCGACGCGGAAAAACGCCTGGTCACCGGGGAAATGATCTTTATCTGGATTGAACTGATGTGCCTGGGACTTGTGCGCGGCGATTTCAACTACCACGATGTGTTTAACTCTCTTTCGATGGGCAAATCCATCACCACGATGACGCCTCAAATAACGGATGCTGTATGGTAA
- a CDS encoding methyltransferase domain-containing protein yields the protein MTIRYAEISDADVRRMGYVDFVAFLGETNRPPGGKNAVRILLQNAFVTKDSKVLDVGCNTGYCSFEMAHLANCHVTGIDINPRMIETANTFRARETPFYQERLVFETVDGMRMPYADNSFDLVMSGGSTAFIAQKTAALQEYKRVCRDWGFVGDINFFYHTLPPARLIQELNDMMSTDIQPWGLSYWTELYAAVGLEQFYIHEGMMREVSDAELDAYCRYMAARRQFSAEVERAVFEKWRQIMVLFNENHRYLAYGVFVYRKRPYEEERTLFGL from the coding sequence ATGACGATACGGTATGCGGAGATTTCGGACGCCGATGTGCGTCGCATGGGCTATGTGGATTTTGTGGCTTTCCTGGGGGAGACTAACCGTCCGCCCGGCGGGAAAAACGCTGTGCGCATCTTGTTGCAAAACGCATTTGTGACGAAAGACAGCAAGGTCCTGGATGTAGGTTGCAACACCGGCTACTGCTCTTTTGAAATGGCCCACCTGGCAAACTGCCACGTGACGGGCATTGACATCAATCCGCGGATGATCGAGACTGCCAACACGTTCCGCGCCCGCGAGACCCCGTTCTATCAAGAGCGTCTCGTGTTCGAGACGGTGGATGGAATGCGTATGCCCTACGCGGACAATTCGTTTGACCTGGTGATGAGTGGCGGTTCAACCGCGTTCATCGCCCAAAAAACAGCCGCTCTGCAAGAGTATAAACGGGTCTGTCGTGACTGGGGTTTTGTGGGAGATATTAACTTCTTCTATCATACGCTGCCGCCTGCGCGACTGATTCAAGAATTGAACGACATGATGTCAACCGATATCCAACCGTGGGGTTTGTCCTATTGGACTGAATTGTACGCCGCGGTGGGGCTGGAGCAGTTCTATATCCATGAGGGCATGATGCGCGAAGTCAGTGACGCGGAGCTGGATGCGTACTGCCGGTACATGGCAGCCCGCAGGCAGTTTTCCGCCGAAGTGGAGCGGGCGGTATTTGAGAAGTGGCGACAGATCATGGTTCTCTTTAATGAGAATCACCGGTATCTGGCTTATGGCGTGTTCGTTTATCGCAAGCGTCCGTACGAGGAAGAAAGAACCCTTTTTGGATTGTGA
- a CDS encoding nucleotidyltransferase family protein — MTQITLPDFTLGPEWALLELACWGLRTEKEQQMFDGLLQSDAIHWGEVLEQAVRHRIMPLLAYCVTTSTHKDAVPMEVKYHLYEVLDVNRHKMTLLYQAIVEIIQNLREANIRFACTKGISFSITLYAGQGSRNLNDVDIMILAKDRGKVMEIMDRLGYETGLYSYVTDRVEPLPRRQMITYKLNPDHIPTLSRQTHDPIVRFVKADFANSLTWTGSNIDIPVERALAQTIEYPIPGFSDVTMPFFLPEYQFIFTALHLFREAWKEQRWQSLRGKDVNLSKFADIWRLWHMYPDELQSDAFVRLLQEFEIVPAILWVLYHADQAWHMNSVATLGLEDQVDMTWLNTASAPGNRVYQWRGTMRERLHCKVRRDLFDPRPVALPTPVIGV, encoded by the coding sequence ATGACACAAATCACATTACCCGATTTTACCTTAGGGCCAGAATGGGCCTTGCTGGAACTGGCCTGTTGGGGGTTGCGCACGGAAAAAGAACAACAGATGTTTGATGGTCTCCTACAATCCGACGCCATTCATTGGGGAGAGGTCCTTGAGCAGGCGGTCCGACACCGCATAATGCCGTTGCTGGCCTATTGCGTGACGACAAGCACACATAAAGACGCCGTCCCCATGGAGGTCAAGTACCATCTTTATGAAGTCCTGGACGTCAATCGACACAAAATGACCCTGCTTTACCAGGCCATCGTGGAAATAATCCAAAACCTGCGGGAGGCCAACATCCGCTTCGCCTGTACCAAGGGGATCAGCTTCTCCATCACTTTATATGCCGGTCAGGGCAGCCGCAATCTCAATGACGTAGACATTATGATTCTGGCAAAAGATCGTGGCAAGGTGATGGAGATCATGGACCGCCTGGGATACGAGACCGGCCTCTACTCCTACGTCACCGATCGCGTCGAGCCGCTACCCCGCCGCCAGATGATCACCTACAAATTGAACCCAGACCACATTCCTACGCTTTCACGACAAACGCACGATCCCATCGTGCGCTTTGTGAAGGCTGATTTTGCCAACAGCCTGACATGGACCGGCAGCAACATCGATATTCCCGTCGAACGGGCGCTGGCGCAGACGATAGAATATCCCATTCCCGGATTCTCAGACGTGACGATGCCTTTCTTCCTGCCTGAGTACCAGTTCATCTTTACAGCGCTGCATCTGTTTCGTGAGGCGTGGAAAGAGCAGCGATGGCAATCCCTGCGCGGGAAAGATGTAAACCTTTCCAAGTTTGCCGACATCTGGCGACTCTGGCACATGTACCCCGACGAATTGCAGAGCGACGCTTTTGTCCGACTGCTGCAAGAGTTTGAGATTGTCCCCGCCATCCTGTGGGTGCTCTACCACGCCGATCAGGCGTGGCACATGAACAGCGTCGCTACGCTTGGCCTGGAGGACCAGGTTGATATGACCTGGCTGAATACCGCTTCCGCGCCGGGGAACCGCGTTTATCAATGGCGGGGCACGATGCGCGAACGCCTGCATTGCAAGGTGCGCCGCGATCTATTTGACCCGCGGCCGGTTGCGTTGCCTACTCCGGTGATTGGCGTCTGA
- a CDS encoding histidine phosphatase family protein, protein MMELYLVRHAQATNNVVGAPFTYEPSLTPWGARQAKSLAQYLADNALPHLAKRTPRERLADEGRTGFAITHLYCSPMWRSLQTAEILAPLLKLTPEVWIDIHERGGACPEDGGGAYAGKSRQEIQAHFPSFLLPAGITEHGWWFRETEDAALCAERVRRVATSLQARAQQDERILLVSHGAFVDGLIKVLSGAPLSDQFAYHHFNTGITRIDFRPDGVYILYLNRVEHLTRLYRLSQMFRQE, encoded by the coding sequence ATGATGGAACTCTATCTTGTCCGCCATGCGCAGGCGACCAACAACGTCGTTGGCGCCCCGTTTACGTATGAGCCGTCGCTTACTCCCTGGGGCGCACGACAGGCCAAATCGCTGGCTCAATATCTGGCTGACAACGCCTTGCCCCATCTGGCTAAACGCACCCCACGAGAGCGGTTGGCTGACGAGGGGCGAACCGGGTTTGCCATCACCCATTTGTATTGCAGTCCTATGTGGCGCTCTCTGCAAACCGCGGAAATCCTGGCTCCCCTATTGAAGCTGACGCCGGAGGTGTGGATCGACATTCACGAGCGCGGCGGCGCGTGTCCCGAAGATGGCGGGGGGGCGTATGCCGGCAAATCCCGACAAGAAATCCAGGCGCACTTCCCTTCATTCCTCCTCCCGGCAGGCATTACAGAACACGGTTGGTGGTTCCGAGAGACAGAAGACGCGGCCCTGTGCGCGGAACGAGTGCGCCGGGTGGCGACGTCATTGCAGGCGCGAGCGCAACAGGACGAGCGCATACTCCTGGTTTCACATGGCGCTTTTGTTGATGGCCTGATCAAAGTCCTATCCGGCGCTCCCCTGTCCGATCAATTCGCCTATCACCACTTCAACACCGGCATAACACGTATTGATTTCCGCCCGGATGGGGTCTACATCTTGTACCTTAATCGCGTCGAACACCTGACGCGACTTTACCGGCTGAGCCAGATGTTTCGTCAAGAGTGA
- the speD gene encoding adenosylmethionine decarboxylase gives MVADMTQNVLPTTGIHLLGNLLDCDRQQLAHYRQPELQRLISDLLRETALQELGSYYYQFEGGGGVTGVSVLAESHIAIHTWPELSYVTLDIYVCNYQTHNTHKVGYIFDKLVQAFRPKNVVRNEVVR, from the coding sequence ATGGTTGCGGACATGACACAGAACGTCTTACCGACAACGGGCATTCACTTGTTGGGCAATCTGCTTGATTGCGACCGGCAGCAGTTGGCTCACTATCGGCAGCCGGAACTACAGCGGTTGATTTCCGACCTCTTGCGGGAAACGGCGCTGCAAGAACTGGGCAGCTACTACTACCAATTTGAAGGTGGCGGCGGCGTCACCGGCGTCTCTGTCCTGGCTGAATCCCATATTGCCATCCATACCTGGCCGGAATTAAGCTACGTGACGCTAGACATCTACGTCTGCAATTATCAAACGCACAACACGCACAAGGTTGGTTACATTTTTGATAAATTGGTGCAGGCGTTTCGCCCTAAAAACGTGGTGCGAAATGAAGTGGTCCGCTAA
- a CDS encoding asparaginase yields MHPPHTHSANGIAPPKSWTRPKAQYREALLHPWYRALFEITDAFFYATVDFFQSRKFMASLLPITTNAISSPMGLGSDSLPVQVEVGGVPVYLADSMQFMLEYSLRIHPRCQGVYYIMPSFRGEEMDQRHLCQFFHSEAEIVGGLPDVMKLSEAYLRHINAFMLEHVAETIAAIVGSTTHIENTLSRGAAFPTISYQDAIAELKKDAGHVTHVVADWMKITSAGEQELLRRHGDFIWLTHFPHQIVPFYQAIDEENPHLSLSADLLAGIGEILGSGERHRSAAQVQQALQTHEVDAEPYAWYIDMKNILPLRTAGFGLGMERYILWLLQHDDIRDCQILSRENGNNDYV; encoded by the coding sequence ATGCACCCCCCCCACACACATTCTGCCAACGGGATCGCCCCCCCTAAATCCTGGACGCGCCCGAAAGCGCAATATCGAGAAGCCTTGCTTCACCCCTGGTACCGGGCGCTCTTTGAAATAACGGACGCCTTCTTTTATGCTACAGTCGATTTCTTCCAATCCCGCAAGTTTATGGCATCCCTGCTGCCCATCACCACCAATGCCATTTCCAGCCCGATGGGCCTGGGCAGCGATTCCCTCCCGGTGCAGGTGGAAGTAGGCGGCGTGCCCGTCTACCTGGCGGATTCGATGCAGTTTATGCTGGAGTACAGCCTGCGCATTCACCCCCGCTGCCAGGGCGTCTATTACATCATGCCATCCTTTCGCGGCGAAGAAATGGACCAGCGCCACCTGTGCCAGTTCTTCCACAGCGAAGCGGAAATCGTGGGAGGCTTGCCGGATGTCATGAAACTCAGCGAAGCGTATCTGCGGCACATAAACGCATTTATGCTTGAGCACGTGGCCGAAACGATCGCCGCCATTGTTGGCTCCACAACGCATATCGAAAACACGTTATCCCGCGGCGCGGCTTTTCCGACTATCAGCTACCAGGACGCCATCGCGGAGCTAAAAAAAGATGCCGGCCACGTCACACACGTCGTTGCCGATTGGATGAAGATTACGTCCGCGGGGGAACAAGAACTGCTCCGTCGCCACGGCGACTTTATCTGGTTGACCCATTTCCCGCACCAGATCGTGCCCTTCTACCAGGCGATTGACGAGGAAAACCCGCATCTTTCGTTGTCGGCTGATTTACTTGCCGGCATCGGCGAAATCCTGGGTTCGGGCGAACGCCACCGGTCGGCGGCGCAGGTACAGCAAGCGCTCCAGACACACGAAGTCGATGCCGAGCCGTACGCATGGTACATCGACATGAAAAACATCCTCCCGCTGCGCACTGCCGGATTTGGCCTGGGCATGGAACGGTACATATTGTGGCTGTTGCAGCACGACGATATTCGTGATTGCCAGATTCTTTCGCGTGAGAATGGTAATAATGATTACGTATGA
- a CDS encoding LD-carboxypeptidase, which yields MIDVIRPPRLQPGDMIAVFTASDPLTPEVWQWVERGIEQLRAMGFGVVTGQTLFRQHYYMAGTPAERWQDLRQFVCDERVKMIMTAMGGENANQLLPLLDYELIRAHPKIITGYSDPTVLLNAIQTRAGLITFYGFHAASFDPLWPWFGQYDRTSFAQLFLEGSTPLRIQPAADRETWRGGVAEGAFVGGCLSDVRKLLGTPYEPDWRNKILILEDVQKKPQHLDVALTHLKQAGVFAGINGLLLGKFHDCVDSTHTDWNPPLSHLFLSITEEFQFPILKTEEFGHFSHICPIPLGCLGRIDATAQTIDVLEPYLEW from the coding sequence ATGATTGACGTGATTCGTCCCCCTAGATTGCAGCCAGGCGACATGATCGCCGTTTTTACGGCTTCCGATCCGTTGACGCCGGAGGTGTGGCAGTGGGTGGAACGAGGTATAGAACAACTGCGGGCGATGGGTTTTGGTGTCGTTACCGGCCAGACGCTGTTCCGGCAGCATTATTACATGGCCGGAACGCCCGCCGAACGATGGCAGGATCTGCGACAGTTTGTTTGCGACGAACGGGTGAAAATGATCATGACGGCCATGGGGGGCGAAAATGCCAATCAACTCCTGCCCCTGCTGGATTACGAACTCATCCGCGCCCATCCGAAGATCATCACCGGGTACAGCGACCCAACTGTATTGCTGAATGCGATTCAGACGCGGGCCGGCCTGATCACGTTCTATGGGTTTCACGCGGCTTCTTTTGATCCGTTGTGGCCCTGGTTTGGTCAGTATGACAGAACCAGCTTTGCGCAGCTCTTCCTGGAAGGGAGCACACCACTGCGTATTCAGCCCGCCGCCGATCGCGAGACCTGGCGCGGCGGCGTGGCTGAAGGGGCGTTTGTCGGCGGTTGTCTCAGCGATGTGCGAAAATTGCTGGGAACCCCCTATGAACCAGATTGGCGCAACAAAATTCTCATCCTGGAGGATGTGCAGAAGAAGCCGCAGCACCTGGATGTCGCTCTCACGCACCTGAAACAGGCGGGTGTTTTTGCCGGCATCAACGGCCTGCTTCTGGGTAAGTTCCATGATTGTGTCGATTCCACGCACACAGATTGGAATCCTCCCCTGTCGCACCTTTTTCTGTCCATTACAGAAGAATTCCAATTTCCTATCTTGAAGACGGAAGAGTTTGGTCATTTCTCGCATATCTGCCCAATCCCCCTGGGATGCCTGGGAAGAATAGACGCCACAGCGCAAACGATAGACGTTCTCGAACCCTACCTGGAATGGTGA